The Astyanax mexicanus isolate ESR-SI-001 chromosome 14, AstMex3_surface, whole genome shotgun sequence genome window below encodes:
- the opn6b gene encoding opsin 6, group member b, translating into MNSHDFSNVTKYRVPEGGETAIGVYLVFLGWLSWIGNGIVILLLTKQWKSLEAQDFLTLNLAVSDASIAIFGYSRGILEVFDVLKDEGYLIRTFWTCKVDGFLILLFGLISINTLTAISIIRYIKGCQPQHAHHINKRKVGLVIAAVWLFSLFWAGAPLLGWGSYRARRYGTCEIDWAQARFSVAVKLYVISIFFFNFFVPMSVIVFTYVSIIRMVNFSHKTSRGGDVSERQRKMERSITRVSLFLCAAFLLAWSPYAVISMWSAWGYQVPPLNGILASLFAKSASFYNPFIYVGMSSKFRKDLKALFPCMRPGAAQSATPRLPLVAQPDDVQLRPENFKEDEENPDSGVEMSHNESTSDSAQEGKQENPPQEDVQNCPLTRPGDKSVPSQAFLRKSSDSGRL; encoded by the exons ATGAATTCTCACGATTTCTCAAATGTCACAAAATATCGTGTTCCAGAGGGAGGAGAGACGGCCATTGGTGTCTATTTGgtttttctgg GCTGGCTCTCTTGGATTGGAAATGGAATTGTGATATTACTTTTGACCAAACAGTGGAAATCTCTTGAAGCACAGGACTTCTTAACACTTAATCTTGCAGTGTCTGATGCTAGTATTGCCATTTTTGGGTATTCTCGCGGAATCCTTGAAGTTTTTGATGTGTTGAAGGATGAGGGGTACCTCATACGGACCTTCTGGACTTGTAAG GTGGACGGGTTCTTGATCCTGCTCTTTGGCCTCATCAGCATCAACACGTTGACGGCCATCAGCATCATCCGCTACATCAAAGGGTGCCAGCCTCAGCACG CTCATCACATCAACAAGCGTAAGGTTGGCCTTGTCATTGCTGCTGTCTGGCTTTTCTCTTTGTTCTGGGCTGGAGCGCCACTCCTGGGCTGGGGCAGCTATAGAG cccgcAGATATGGCACGTGTGAAATTGACTGGGCCCAGGCCAGGTTCTCGGTGGCAGTCAAGCTTTACGTCATCAGCATTTTCTTCTTCAACTTCTTCGTGCCGATGTCGGTCATAGTGTTCACGTACGTGTCCATCATCCGCATGGTCAACTTCAGCCACAAGACCAGCAGAGGAGGAGATGTGAGCGAGAGGCAAAGGAAGATGGAGCGCAGCATAACACGG GTGTCCCTCTTTCTGTGTGCAGCCTTCCTGTTGGCCTGGTCCCCGTACGCAGTTATCTCCATGTGGTCCGCCTGGGGTTACCAAGTACCCCCGCTCAACGGTATCCTGGCTAGCCTCTTTGCCAAGTCAGCAAGTTTCTACAATCCTTTCATTTACGTTGGCATGAGCTCCAAGTTCCGGAAGGATCTGAAGGCTCTGTTCCCTTGCATGAGACCTGGCGCAGCTCAGAGCGCCACCCCACGACTGCCACTGGTGGCCCAGCCTGACGACGTGCAGCTCCGTCCAGAGAACTTCAAGGAGGATGAAGAAAACCCAGACTCTGGGGTGGAGATGAGCCATAATGAAAGTACCAGCGACAGCGCTCAGGAGGGCAAACAGGAGAACCCACCTCAGGAGGACGTGCAGAATTGTCCCTTAACTAGGCCAGGGGACAAGAGTGTCCCTTCACAAGCATTCCTGAGAAAGTCCAGCGACTCGGGAAGACTGTAA